The following are encoded in a window of Diorhabda sublineata isolate icDioSubl1.1 chromosome 3, icDioSubl1.1, whole genome shotgun sequence genomic DNA:
- the LOC130441971 gene encoding sorting nexin-25, whose amino-acid sequence MNTKFYMALLLSVLLGITLFCPFCYSFVLFGLFLVISILLGILTAFWLNVTLSLPHKTTVGAEHYLKQAEHFRNTILKDYESSIASKSICPQLPQIFGKTVDSLLQQLLDFVLRDYILIYIKDYAYETDALENNIKDDLWGAINNLHEKLVSVDETKLIASDIVMKITVHFEKIREAKALVEDSDHPPVFQLSPHVMSSEKEIEYLRTVSELLIMFLLPRAYSLSPTKYLVREILCCKVFKPLIDTITDPDFFNRNIISYIETTQMQVNLPKKVLENANDFEDLIDKIDDVQVLRSIRYNIVTKLMQATTLQNLNRAKGVDLDNDKNILSSAGIHKSDINAAKKLKKHINQLTSAKKQCEKKLITLGWDSGYQYGEEMKKVLSLQMILDHVLGRKYLSQFLQTAASHDLIRFWSAVEELRSSQKTNWHQIGAEIFYTFIRNPTSEIKVDKNTKKRMEAFLLGDKGPEVFYEVQHQVVQIIEDKYYQPFLISDYYKEMVIAIDNEENISDESGVVEERQTSTDSTDNVENSLNVGDHSNYARRKLDQLEEKLNNKTQALAALRTSMRPESKVLNKLEKEVEWLEGEKRQLEAHITRTEIWADNLGRWRAFVQSAEVSDEKEPPQFVLVVQMSEDESPDGEETICTGWVVCRNLTQFQELHKKLRPLCSDVRNLDLPTNTFKFLFGKSDKLTLEKAKQQIQKYLDFVLKDDRLNQSEAIYAFLSPSSENLKQSTPNRKKSRFSFSTLFKSGSEQSGKESYSVLKESEEDDISQCLDSSIDFVDFTKSNGGALKISDDTIAEPLYALFSEIFDMRGVFKYVRKTLIGFVQVTYGRNINRQIYDTISWWFSEEMLHYYLTVVLKNFWPGGTLAEMAPMRSKEEKLQTALKAQEMFVNNVPELLTTLVGSNAGRLGAKKVFDAFQEKNMNKHLVYEIIEAALDATFPELC is encoded by the exons atgaatacGAAATTCTATATGGCGTTGTTGTTATCTGTTTTACTGGGTATAACCCTTTTTTGTCCCTTCTGCTACTCGTTTGTGTTATTTGGACTATTCCTAGTAATTAGTATACTTCTTGGAATATTAACAGCATTTTGGTTAAATGTAACATTATCACTACCTCATAAAACTACTGTAGGGGCAGAACACTATTTAAAGCAAGCCGAACATTTTAGAAATACCATTCTT AAAGATTATGAGTCGTCTATAGCTTCCAAGAGTATTTGTCCACAATTACCTCAAATATTTGGTAAAACAGTTGATAGTTTACTCCAGCAGCttttagattttgttttgagagactatattttgatttacaTTAAAGATTATGCTTATGAAACAGATGCtttggaaaataatatcaa agATGATTTATGGGGAGCTATCAATAATTTACATGAAAAACTGGTGTCAGTGGACGAAACCAAATTGATTGCAAGTGatattgtaatgaaaattacagtgcattttgaaaaaataagggAAGCTAAGGCTCTCGT aGAAGATTCTGATCATCCACCAGTGTTCCAATTGTCACCACATGTAATGTCATCTGAGAAAGAAATAGAATATTTACGCACAGTTAGTGAATTACTAATTATGTTTCTTTTGCCAAGAGCTTATTCTCTTTCTCCTACAAAGTATCTTGTGCGAGAAATATTATGTTGCAAAG TGTTTAAACCATTAATTGATACAATAACAGATCCTGATTTCTTCAACAGAAATATTATAAGTTATATTGAAACTACACAAATGCAAGTAAATCTACCCAAGAAAGTTTTGGAAAATGCAAATgactttgaagatttaattgataaaattgacgACGTGCAAGTTTTGAGATCCATTCG ATATAATATTGTAACCAAATTGATGCAAGCTAcaactttacaaaatttgaatagaGCTAAAGGGGTAGATcttgataatgataaaaatatattgtcatCAGCTGGTATACATAAATCTGATATAAATGCtgctaaaaaactcaaaaaacacATTAATCAACTAACCTCAGCGAAAAAACAGTgcgagaaaaaattaataactctaGGATGGGATTCTGGGTATCAGTATGGAGAAGAGATGAAGAAG GTTCTTTCTCTTCAAATGATTTTGGATCATGTTCTTGGAAGAAAATATTTGTCTCAGTTTCTACAAACTGCCGCCAGTCATGATTTAATAAGATTTTGGTCAGCAGTAGAAGAACTTAGATCATCTCAGAAGACGAACTGGCATCAAATTGGTgctgaaatattttatactttcataAGGAATCCAACTTCTGAAATCAAAGTCGACAAGAATACTAAAAAACGCATGGAAGCTTTTTTGTTGG GTGACAAGGGTCCAGAGGTATTTTATGAAGTTCAACATCAAGTAGTTCAAATAATAGAAGACAAATATTATCAACCGTTTTTAATTAGTgattattataaagaaatggTGATTGCtattgataatgaagaaaatatatcagATGAGAGCGGTGTAGTTGAGGAACGACAAACATCAACAGACTCCACTGATAATGTGGAAAATAGTTTGAACGTTGGGGACCATTCTAATTATGCTAGAAGAAAATTGGACCAATTGGAAGAGAAACTGAATAACAAAACTCAg GCTTTGGCTGCGTTGAGAACATCAATGAGACCAGAATCAAAAGTGTTGAATAAATTGGAGAAAGAAGTGGAATGGTTGGAAGGCGAAAAAAGACAGTTGGAGGCACATATTACAAGAACAGAAATTTGGGCTGACAATTTAGGCAGGTGGAGAGCTTTTGTACAATCTGCAGAg GTGTCTGATGAAAAAGAACCTCCTCAGTTCGTATTAGTAGTACAAATGTCTGAGGATGAATCGCCTGACGGCGAAGAAACCATTTGCACTGGTTGGGTGGTTTGTAGAAACTTGACGCAGTTTCaggagttacataaaaaattacgtCCTTTATGTTCAGATGTACGTAACTTGGATTTACCCACTAACACTTTTAAATTTCTATTTGGAAAAAGTGACAAATTAACGTTGGAAAAGGCCAAACAACAAATACAGAAATATCTAGAT TTTGTGTTAAAAGATGATAGGCTAAATCAAAGCGAGGCCATTTATGCATTTTTAAGTCCAAGttcagaaaatttaaaacagtCCACTCCGAATCGTAAAAAATCcagattttcattttctacattatttaaAAG CGGAAGTGAACAAAGTGGTAAAGAATCTTATTCAGTGCTCAAAGAAAGTGAAGAAGATGACATATCCCAATGCTTGGACTCTTCTATAGATTTCGTTGATTTCACTAAAAGTAACGGTGGCGCTCTAAAAATATCCGACGACACAATAGCAGAACCCTTATATGCTCTATTTAGTGAAATCTTCGATATGCGGGGAGTTTTTAAATATGTTAGAAAAACTTTAATTGGTTTCGTTCAAGTTACATATGGTCGTAATATCAATAGACAGATCTATGACACTATTTCTTGGTGGTTTTCCGAAGAAATGCTTCACTACTATTTAACAGTAGTACTGAAAAACTTCTGGCCTGGTGGAACATTGGCTGAAATGGCGCCAATGAGAtccaaagaagaaaaattgcAAACAGCTTTGAAAGCACAAGAAATGTTCGTTAACAATGTCCCTGAACTTCTTACTACTTTAGTAGGTAGTAATGCAGGACGACTGGGAGCTAAAAAGGTCTTTGATGCTTTTCAGGAAAAGAATATGAACAAACACTTGGTTTAT gaaATTATTGAGGCTGCTTTAGATGCTACATTCCCGGAGTTATgctaa
- the LOC130441972 gene encoding protein angel homolog 2 isoform X2: MARNPSPLLTNTRNFHITHSDQNNRGRFLKRIGMDITALRNWQNVQVRPSSKPGFIFTIMSFNVLAQDLLEIHPYLYHSHDTKSLIWENRWNNIFKEISQLQPDILCLQEVQYSHIHEYYSRLETLGFTGIFKKKTGDRTDGCALYYKTDKLQMVEHKLVNFFQPTVSLLDRHNVGIVAKFVPKLHPTREFVVATTHLLYNPRRDDVRLAQMQLLLTDIEKMSYKDDNGKPSYLPMIVTGDLNSVPYSNLYEYVTKGEIKYENLAPALLYNHAETNKQLLVTSSLGITDNSQYLEVIEKRTSNENVVIDVDKIEECPQKSDFKELKEPELQKFKDYKMRTLSHNFKFKSVYEHGSEENNEVTTFQDKWVTVDYIFYSEDKFENRTGSKLQLLSRYRLPTREEFNGIRIPNYVMGSDHLSLIAKFKLEF; the protein is encoded by the exons ATGGCTAG AAATCCTAGTCCATTATTAACTAATACAAgaaactttcatataacacataGTGATCAAAATAATAGAGGAcggtttttaaaaagaattg GTATGGACATTACTGCTCTAAGAAATTGGCAGAATGTACAAGTTAGACCAAGTTCAAAACCAGGTTTCATTTTCACCATAATGTCATTTAATGTTCTTGCCCAAGATTTACTAGAAATTCATCCATATCTTTATCACTCACATGATACGAAATCATTAATTTGGGAAAATAGATGGAATAATATATTTAAGGAAATTTCACAACTTCAACCAGAT ATTCTCTGCCTACAAGAAGTACAATATTCACATATACATGAATATTATTCGAGGCTTGAAACTTTAG GTTTCACTGggatattcaagaaaaaaactGGTGATAGAACTGATGGTTGTGCTCTTTATTACAAAACAGACAAACTCCAAATGGTCGAACATAAacttgtcaatttttttcaaccaaCAGTATCTTTATTAGATAGACATAATGTGGGGATAGTTGCTAAATTTGTACCTAAACTTCATCCTACCAGAGAATTTGTAGTTGCTACCACTCACCTTCTTTATAATCCTAGAAGAGATGATGTTAGACTTGCACAAATGCAACTGCTTTTGACTGACATAGAAAAGATGAGCTATAAAGATGATAATGG GAAACCAAGTTATCTACCTATGATTGTAACTGGTGATTTAAATTCTGTCCCCTACTCTAATCTCTATGAATATGTAACGAAGGGAgaaatcaaatatgaaaatttagcCCCAGCCTTATTGTATAACCATGcagaaacaaataaacaattacTCGTAACTTCAAGTCTAGGAATAACAG ATAACAGTCAATATTTAGAAGTTATCGAAAAGAGAACTAGCAATGAAAATGTAGTCATTGATGTAGATAAAATAGAGGAGTGTCCACAGAAATCGGATTTTAAAGAATTAAAAGAACctgaattacaaaaatttaaagattATAAAATGAGAACTCTGTctcataattttaaatttaaatctgTTTATGAACATGGATCAGAAGAAAACAATGAGGTGACAACATTTCAAGATAAATGGGTAACAGTGGATTACATATTTTATAG cgaagataaatttgaaaatagaacaGGGAGCAAATTACAACTTCTTTCAAGATACAGGCTGCCAACGCGTGAAGAATTCAATGGGATCAGAATACCAAATTATGTTATGGGGTCCGATCACCTATCTTTAATAGCAAAGTTTAAACTGGAATTCTGA
- the LOC130441972 gene encoding protein angel homolog 2 isoform X1 has protein sequence MIKFLKLNLNSLEVSIKLSNFIILQRMSNPSNLIIVQRISNSNTNTPAYCAENKNVISDNVIKQGTDITNFVKSNDNQRENIYPPGTTNQFYNYNHSFNNQLLNVPEFFWYNQNYFHLPQQNYYSGAPIYCRNPSPLLTNTRNFHITHSDQNNRGRFLKRIGMDITALRNWQNVQVRPSSKPGFIFTIMSFNVLAQDLLEIHPYLYHSHDTKSLIWENRWNNIFKEISQLQPDILCLQEVQYSHIHEYYSRLETLGFTGIFKKKTGDRTDGCALYYKTDKLQMVEHKLVNFFQPTVSLLDRHNVGIVAKFVPKLHPTREFVVATTHLLYNPRRDDVRLAQMQLLLTDIEKMSYKDDNGKPSYLPMIVTGDLNSVPYSNLYEYVTKGEIKYENLAPALLYNHAETNKQLLVTSSLGITDNSQYLEVIEKRTSNENVVIDVDKIEECPQKSDFKELKEPELQKFKDYKMRTLSHNFKFKSVYEHGSEENNEVTTFQDKWVTVDYIFYSEDKFENRTGSKLQLLSRYRLPTREEFNGIRIPNYVMGSDHLSLIAKFKLEF, from the exons ATGATCAAATTTCtcaaactaaatttaaatagtCTAGaagtatcaataaaattatccaattttataattttacaaagAATGTCTAACCCGTCCAATCTAATAATTGTACAAAGAATATCTAATTCCAACACAAATACTCCCGCGTATTGTGctgaaaataaaaacgttaTATCAGATAACGTAATTAAACAAGGTACAGATATAACTAATTTCGTCAAATCGAATGATAATCAACGAGAAAACATATATCCACCAGGCACTACAAATCAGTTCTACAATTACAACCATTCTTTCAATAACCAACTGTTGAATGTTCCAGAATTTTTCTggtataatcaaaattattttcatttaccaCAACAAAACTATTATTCTGGAGCTCCTATTTATTGCAGAAATCCTAGTCCATTATTAACTAATACAAgaaactttcatataacacataGTGATCAAAATAATAGAGGAcggtttttaaaaagaattg GTATGGACATTACTGCTCTAAGAAATTGGCAGAATGTACAAGTTAGACCAAGTTCAAAACCAGGTTTCATTTTCACCATAATGTCATTTAATGTTCTTGCCCAAGATTTACTAGAAATTCATCCATATCTTTATCACTCACATGATACGAAATCATTAATTTGGGAAAATAGATGGAATAATATATTTAAGGAAATTTCACAACTTCAACCAGAT ATTCTCTGCCTACAAGAAGTACAATATTCACATATACATGAATATTATTCGAGGCTTGAAACTTTAG GTTTCACTGggatattcaagaaaaaaactGGTGATAGAACTGATGGTTGTGCTCTTTATTACAAAACAGACAAACTCCAAATGGTCGAACATAAacttgtcaatttttttcaaccaaCAGTATCTTTATTAGATAGACATAATGTGGGGATAGTTGCTAAATTTGTACCTAAACTTCATCCTACCAGAGAATTTGTAGTTGCTACCACTCACCTTCTTTATAATCCTAGAAGAGATGATGTTAGACTTGCACAAATGCAACTGCTTTTGACTGACATAGAAAAGATGAGCTATAAAGATGATAATGG GAAACCAAGTTATCTACCTATGATTGTAACTGGTGATTTAAATTCTGTCCCCTACTCTAATCTCTATGAATATGTAACGAAGGGAgaaatcaaatatgaaaatttagcCCCAGCCTTATTGTATAACCATGcagaaacaaataaacaattacTCGTAACTTCAAGTCTAGGAATAACAG ATAACAGTCAATATTTAGAAGTTATCGAAAAGAGAACTAGCAATGAAAATGTAGTCATTGATGTAGATAAAATAGAGGAGTGTCCACAGAAATCGGATTTTAAAGAATTAAAAGAACctgaattacaaaaatttaaagattATAAAATGAGAACTCTGTctcataattttaaatttaaatctgTTTATGAACATGGATCAGAAGAAAACAATGAGGTGACAACATTTCAAGATAAATGGGTAACAGTGGATTACATATTTTATAG cgaagataaatttgaaaatagaacaGGGAGCAAATTACAACTTCTTTCAAGATACAGGCTGCCAACGCGTGAAGAATTCAATGGGATCAGAATACCAAATTATGTTATGGGGTCCGATCACCTATCTTTAATAGCAAAGTTTAAACTGGAATTCTGA